A part of Aegilops tauschii subsp. strangulata cultivar AL8/78 chromosome 2, Aet v6.0, whole genome shotgun sequence genomic DNA contains:
- the LOC109782335 gene encoding F-box protein At1g67340: MKTRRGACYSCHEPAAEAPEMHRRKRRRTAMEAAGCAGAAVGDLFEDLPDDLLVSILADVAASARSPADLAGAIMTCKRFRELGQNKVVLAKVSPRCLAVRAKSWSDSAHRFLQRCADAGNLDACYLLGMIRFYCLGSRGSGAALMAAAAVGGHREALYSLAVIQFNGSGGSKDDRDLRAGAALCARAASLGHVDALRELGHCLQDGYGVRRSLLDGRRLLIQANARELAAAVTTSASLLRATAGSVKATRRQHSCLLSDFGCRAAAAAAGEAHAANRFLVEWFASRPLGAESSPAPAPAPAEEGGGLRLCSHALCGRPETRRHEFRRCSVCGVVNYCSRACQALHWKMAHKAECTPMDRWLDGANANPNPNAVAGVGDAAVAAPAL, encoded by the exons ATGAAGACGAGGCGCGGCGCGTGTTACTCCTGCCATGAGCCGGCGGCCGAGGCGCCGGAGATGCACCGCCGGAAGAGGCGGAGAACGGCCATGGAGGCGGCGGGGTGTGCTGGCGCTGCCGTCGGAGACTTGTTCGAGGACCTGCCGGATGATCTGCTGGTGTCCATACTTGCTGATGTGGCCGCGTCCGCCCGCTCGCCGGCCGACCTCGCCGGCGCCATCATGAC GTGCAAGAGATTCAGGGAGTTGGGCCAGAACAAGGTTGTCCTTGCCAAGGTGTCGCCGCGGTGCCTCGCCGTCCGGGCCAAAAGCTGGTCCGACTCCGCCCACCGCTTCTTGCAGCGCTGCGCGGACGCCGGGAACCTCGACGCATGCTACCTTCTTGGCATG ATCCGGTTCTACTGCCTGGGGAGCCGGGGGTCGGGAGCGGCGCTGAtggcggcagcggcggtgggtGGCCACCGGGAGGCGCTCTACTCGCTGGCCGTCATCCAGTTCAACGGCAGCGGTGGCAGCAAGGACGACCGCGACCTCCGCGCGGGCGCTGCGCTGTGCGCGCGCGCGGCGTCGCTCGGCCACGTCGACGCACTCCGCGAGCTCGGCCACTGCCTTCAGGACGGCTACGGCGTGCGCCGCTCCTTGCTCGACGGGCGCCGCCTCCTCATCCAGGCGAACGCGCGGGAGCTCGCCGCCGCGGTCACCACGTCGGCCTCGCTGCTCCGCGCGACAGCCGGCAGCGTCAAGGCCACGCGGAGGCAGCACTCGTGTCTGCTCAGCGACTTCGggtgccgcgccgccgccgccgcggccggcGAGGCGCATGCCGCCAACCGGTTCCTCGTCGAGTGGTTCGCGTCGCGGCCGCTGGGCGCCGAGAGCAGCCCAGCGCCGGCGCCGGCACCAGCTGAGGAGGGCGGTGGCCTGCGGCTGTGCTCGCACGCGCTGTGCGGTCGGCCGGAGACGCGGCGGCATGAGTTCCGGCGGTGCTCCGTATGCGGCGTGGTGAACTACTGCTCTCGCGCATGTCAGGCGCTGCACTGGAAGATGGCGCACAAGGCCGAGTGCACGCCCATGGACCGGTGGCTCGACGGCGCTAACGCGAACCCCAACCCCAATGCCGTCGCAGGCGTAGGCGACGCCGCGGTGGCCGCTCCGGCCCTGTAA